In Oryza sativa Japonica Group chromosome 2, ASM3414082v1, the following are encoded in one genomic region:
- the LOC4329300 gene encoding uncharacterized protein has product MSDRRHDREKPRDRDRERGRDGERDRELDRPRDRDHRDRDRDKERDRDRDRDRERRRGERDRKRSRSPSADRSHRRHSHSHSHRGRSSPSPDAGRHKRRRDGSPAAAATDHKDDKKPEAPVVPKSAAGDGVAPGDGDVDVEELEMMKMMGIPVGFDSTKGKHVPDADVSGVRVVTKRQPRQYMNRRGGFNRPLPPERNR; this is encoded by the coding sequence GAGAAGCCCCGCGACCGCGACCGGGAACGCGGCCGAGACGGCGAGCGCGACCGCGAGCTCGACCGCCCCCGCGACCGCGACCACCGTGACCGCGACCGGGACAAGGAGAGGGATCGAGATCGCGACCGCGACCGCGAACGCCGCCGTGGGGAGCGTGACCGGAAGCGCTCCCGCTCTCCCTCCGCCGAccgctcccaccgccgccactcccACTCCCACTCCCACCGCGGCCGCTCGTCCCCGTCCCCGGACGCCGGCCGCCAcaagcgccgccgcgacgggtcccccgccgccgccgccaccgaccacAAGGACGACAAGAAGCCGGAGGCCCCCGTGGTGCCCAAGAGCGCCGCCGGGGACGGGGTCGCGCCGGGCGACGGGGATGTGGACGTGGAGGAGCtggagatgatgaagatgatggggATCCCCGTCGGCTTCGACTCCACCAAGGGGAAGCACGTCCCCGACGCCGACGTCAGCGGGGTGCGCGTCGTCACCAAGCGGCAGCCGCGGCAGTACATGAACCGCCGTGGCGGGTTCAACCGGCCCCTTCCACCGGAGCGCAACCGCTGA